Part of the Falco cherrug isolate bFalChe1 chromosome 1, bFalChe1.pri, whole genome shotgun sequence genome, AACACCAGACAGGGAGCaaaacctggagaagagacgAGACCCAAGAAGTCTTTACATCTGCCACAAAAGCACTTCATTAGCACCATCAGACggcatatatataatataattgTATAGTTGTTTTACCGGATATCAAATGCCTTCACGTAGGGATTAATACTGGCAACACGGATGGTGAGGAACTGCACAGGCATATTTGAGTCTGGGGTGAGTTCATGCTGTCTGGAGTCTGTCACAGTCAAATGaatgtcctgctgctgggcaaCATGTAAACAGTAGGTGGTCACTTTAATCACCCATGTGTCCGTAACAATCACCCTCGCTCCTGGGGCTCCAGTAGCAAATTTGTCGATTCTCCTAAATTCTGTATTGATGGAAGAAGCTACCTCCCTCCAACCAGACTGTGGGAGAGCATGAACAGCAAGTGTTCGGGCTAACGGATGATTATTCCAACCTTTCCGTGACCAGTAATACGCCAGGGCACTGGTGACTGCTGGaaagagaacagcaaagaagaagaaagttttccaTCCTTTTGAAGCCAggtagaaaaagcaaagatgttttTCAGGTGCAGCAAAGCACATACCAAGGTAATAACCTGCAAGGAAAAAGACTTactttcagaaagcaattaaGTACACACATAAACACATACCCCTGAATCATACAGCTATCTAACCAATGAGCTCACCTCCAAGAGAGCTGTTGTACTTCCAGATGACAACTCAAATTCAAGCCTCTTGTCCTAAGCAATCGGAGGTAAATTCTTACCTGCCACTGATTTTTACCAGAATTACATAGCTATATGAAGCTGATTTGAATTTGCAGGTTAAATAAAATTACCTGTAAGATGCCACTTTTAACAGAATTATATACTTAAAAGGAAGCCAATTTGAATTTGCTGGTTGAATAAATTTACCTGTAAGGTGCCACTTAGTTTTAGCAGAAGTATATGGCTAAAGGAAGCTGATCTGAATTTGCTGGTTAAATAAAATGCTATTCCTTTGTAACTGCATGTATGCTGATGCAGCCAACTAGTTACAAAGTCTAGGGTATATGCTGCAAAGAAGCTTGAGCGACAGTAAAACCCTGCATTTCCAATCTGTGTAGCCTGATTCACCCACACCTGCGTGCACCCAACACGCGGACTCGGGTGAAGAACACCGGGCACAACAGGTTTCCGAGCGCAGGCTCACCCAGCAACGGGCTCGCCTCTCGATGCAGTCTCCCCGCTGTGTCTTTGCCCGTGGGgaccccccccggccccctcgcccgccgccggccggggctcacccaggggcaggagggagtgCGCCAGCAGCGTGCC contains:
- the TMEM129 gene encoding E3 ubiquitin-protein ligase TM129 isoform X3; this translates as MESPAVTFTLAYLVFAVCFVFPPDEVRSAGLTVQSLLAAWLGSEDAAFVQYHLRRSTGTLLAHSLLPLGYYLGMCFAAPEKHLCFFYLASKGWKTFFFFAVLFPAVTSALAYYWSRKGWNNHPLARTLAVHALPQSGWREVASSINTEFRRIDKFATGAPGARVIVTDTWVIKVTTYCLHVAQQQDIHLTVTDSRQHELTPDSNMPVQFLTIRVASINPYVKAFDIRLNSTEYGELREKLRAPIINAANVVIHQSLSDLFLETFTSLVEINQTYSVPSTQIRDAG
- the TMEM129 gene encoding E3 ubiquitin-protein ligase TM129 isoform X2, producing MESPAVTFTLAYLVFAVCFVFPPDEVRSAGLTVQSLLAAWLGSEDAAFVQYHLRRSTGTLLAHSLLPLGYYLGMCFAAPEKHLCFFYLASKGWKTFFFFAVLFPAVTSALAYYWSRKGWNNHPLARTLAVHALPQSGWREVASSINTEFRRIDKFATGAPGARVIVTDTWVIKVTTYCLHVAQQQDIHLTVTDSRQHELTPDSNMPVQFLTIRVASINPYVKAFDIRLNSTEYGELREKLRAPIINAANVVIHQSLSDLFLETFTSLVEINQTYSVPSTQTEDKNSHLL